The window GCGGGGAGCCATCAGCCAGAGTCAACAGCAGAGGATGCTCATGAAGGGAAACAGGAACCATGTCGCACGGATCAGTTTGGCGTCTCTGTGTGGACTGTTTGCCGGACAGGCGTTTGCCGGCGGCATTCTGATCTACGAAGCCGGACAGGAAGGCGCCGGCCTGGCCAACGCCGGCTCCGCCGCCCTGGCCAGCGACCCCAGCGTGTTGATGAGCAATCCCGCGGGTATCACTGAGCTTTCCGGTACGCAGATCAGCGCCAACGCACAGGTCATCCTGGGGGACGTCCGTTTCTCCCGTGATGACAACAACCAGTTCAGCGGCAACGAAGGGGGCAACGCCCTGCAGTGGCTGCCCGGCGCCAGCTTCTTCATCAGCCACCAGATCGACGAGCGCTCGGCGATCGGCTTTGGCATGTACGGCAACTTCGGCCTGGCGCTGGACTACGACGATGACTGGGCGGGCCGCTATTTCAGCCAGGAAACCGCAATCATCGGCGTCTCCTTCCAGCCCACCATCGCGCACAAGTTCACCGACGACCTGTCCATCGGCATCGGCCCGCGCATCCTCTACGGCTATTACCGCAGCGAAATGGCCATCAACAACAACCTGCTGGGCCTGGTGGACAGGCCCGACGGCCAGCTGGAATACAAGGACACGGACACCGGCGTCGGGGTCAACCTCGGGCTGCTCTACAAGCTCAATGAGCGCACCCAGGTCGGCCTCGCCTACACCAGCAAGGTGAAGCTGGAGTTCGAGGACAGCCCGGACGTGCGCAACGTCAGCAATCCGATCATCAACGCGGCCCTGAACCGCCTTGATGTCGACTCGCTGGAACTGGACATGAACGTGCCGCAGACCGTGGTGCTGAGCGTGGCTCATCAGCTCGACCCGCAGTGGAAGTTGCTCGGCAGCCTGGGCTGGCAGGACTGGAGCGACTTCGGGCAGATCGGCGTGGAGGTGGACGCCAACGCCGCGGGTGTCGACCGCACCGTCGACCGTCAATACAAGGATACCTGGCACGCTTCCGTCGGCGCGCAATACCAGGCCACGCCGAGGCTGCGCTGGAACATGGGGCTGGGTTACGACAGCTCGGCGGTCGACGACAAGGACCGCACCGTCGACAACCCCATGGCCGAAAACTGGCGCCTGGCGACCGGGATGAATTACCAGGTCGACGAAGGCTTGGACCTGCACCTGGCCTACACCCTGGTGTGGCTGGGCGACATGGACGACGAACAGACCAAGTCGCGCTCGGGCACCACGCTGTCGGGCACCTACAAGAACGCGGCCCTGCACATCATCGGCGGTGGTGCGACCTGGCGTTTCTAGCGGCTCCCTCTTGACCCCACTGAATACCGAAACCCTCCACAAGGAACGTTGTAATGAACTGGAAACTGTTGGCGCTGCCACTCTGCCTGACGGCCCTGACCCTCACGGGATGTGCCAGCAAGTACGTTGAGCCCGAGAAGTATTCGGGCTTCCTGAAAGACTACAGCGCGCTTGAAGAAGACAAGTCGCCCACCGGTGCGCCGGTCATGCGCTGGATCCAGCCGGACTTGAACGTGAACCGCTTCACCAGCGTTTATGTCGAACCCAGCCAGCTCTACCCGCAGCCCCAGCCCACCGAGAAGATCCCGGCGATCACCCTGCAGGGCATCACCCAGTACTACGACCAGGCACTGAAGACCCAATTCTCCAAGGCCCTGCCGCTGGCCACCGGCCCCGGCCCGGGCGTGCTGGTGGTGCGCCCGGCGATCACCGCCGTCAGCGCGTCAACCAAGGGGCTGCAGCCCTATGAAGTGATCCCGATCGCCCTGATCGCGGCCGGAGTCAGCACTGCCACCGGTATTCGCGATCAGGACACCAGCATCGCCACCGAAGCGGCCTTCCTCGACGGTAGCAGCGGCCAGGTCGTGGCCGAGGTCGTGCGCAAGGGCGCGGGCGCGGAGCTGGAAAACTCCTCCCAGGTCATGCAGGCCAAGGATGCCCGCGCCGTGCTCGATGGCTGGGCCTCGGACATGCTGAAGTCCTTCCAGGCGCTGAAGCGCCGTTGACCCCGGACTGACGAACCCGCTCCCGGCCCAGGCCGGGGGCTCCTGCATTCCCAGACGGGGCCCAGACGTGCCCCAGTCAAAGAAGTACCACCTCAAATATCGCTGGCAGTTACCTGGAAGGTACAGCGTAAGAAAGCAAGAAGGAGCTTGAAATGAAAGTAACCGCTCGATCCTCGATCCAGTCCGGTAGCCAGGCAGCAGGCATTTGGAAGTTCAGCACGTCCTTCCTCCTCGCCGCCGCCATCTCGATGACCACCCAGGCCTGGGCTGCCGAGGCAGCCAAGCCGGCATCGGATGCCACCAAGGCTGCCAACGACGCATTGCTCCAGGAGCTGCCGTTCAACGACAAGACGTCGTTTGAACTCGCGCACAAGGGCTTCATCGCGCCGCTGCCTCAGGAGCCGATCAAGGGGCCGTCCGGCAATATGATCTGGGACCCGGCCAAGTATGGTTTCATCAAGGAAGGTGAAGCAGCTCCGGCAACCACCAACCCGAGCCTGTGGCGGCAGTCCCAGCTGATCAATATTTCCGGTCTGTTCCAGGTCACCGACGGCATCTACCAGGTGCGCAACTACGACCTGTCGAACATGACCATCGTCGAGGGCAAGAGCGGCATCACCATCTTCGACCCGCTGATTTCCTCCGAAACCGCCAAGGCAGCGCTGGAGCTGTACTACAAGCACCGGCCGAAGAAGCCCGTGGTGGCGGTGATCTACACCCACAGCCACGTCGACCACTATGGTGGCGTTCGCGGCGTGGTGGACGAGAAGGACGTCAAGGCCGGCAAGGTCAAGATCTACGCGCCGCTGGGCTTCCTCGAACACGCCGTGGCCGAGAACGTGATGGCCGGCACCGCGATGAGCCGCCGCGCCAGCTACATGTACGGCAACCTGCTGCCGCCGAGCGAGACCGGCCAGCTGGGCGCCGGCCTGGGTACCACCACCTCCGCCGGTACCGTGACCCTCATTCCGCCGACCGACATCATCAGCAAGACCGGTGAGAAGCGGGTGATCGACGGCCTCACCTACGAGTTCCTCTACGCGCCGGGCAGCGAGGCGCCGGCCGAGATGATGTATTACATCAAGGAGAAGAAGGCCCTGAACACGGCCGAGGACTCCACCCACACCCTGCACAACACCTATTCGCTGCGTGGCGCGAAGATCCGCGAGCCGCTGCCCTGGTCCAAGTACCTTAACGAAGCGCTGAAGATGTGGGGCGACGACGTACAGGTGATGTACGCCATGCACCACTGGCCGGTCTGGGGCAACAAGGAAGTCCGCGAGCAGCTGTCGTCGCAGCGCGACATGTACCGCTACATCAACGACGAGACCCTGCGCCTGGCCAACAAGGGCTTCACCATGACCGAGATCGCCGAGCAGGTGAAACTGCCCAAGTCGATCGCCTCCCGGTTCTCCAACCGTGGCTACTACGGCTCACTCAACCACAACGTCAAGGCCACCTACGTGCTGTACCTGGGCTGGTTCAACGGCAACCCCGCCACCCTCAACGAGCTGCCGCCGGACGAGGAAGGCAAGCGTTACGTCGACATGATGGGCGGCGCCGATGCCGTGCTGAAGAAGGCCAAGGAGTACTACGACAAGGGCGACTACCGCTGGGTGGCCGAAGTGGTGAACCACGTGGTGTTCGCCGACCCGAGCAACCAGGCCGCGAAGAACCTGCAGGCCGACGCTCTGGAGCAACTGGGCTACCAGGCTGAAAGCGGCCCGTGGCGCAACTTCTACCTCACCGGTGCGAAAGAGCTGCGCGAGGGCGTGCAGAAGCTGCCGACCCCGGACACCGCGAGCCCCGACACCGTGAAGGCCATGGACCTGGACCTGTTCTTCGACTACCTGGCCATGCGTCTGAAAGGCCCGGAGGTGGCGGACAAGCACATCGCCCTCAACCTGGACTTCACCGACCTGAAGAAGAAGTACCTGCTGGAGATGGGCAACGGCGTGCTGAACCACACCGAAGGTCTGCAATCCAAGGACGCCGACGCCACGCTCAAGCTGACCCGCGACACCTTGAACAAGCTGATGCTCAAGCAGACCACCCTCAAGGACGCGGTGGCCTCGGGCGAGCTGAAAGTCGACGGCAACCAGGACAAGCTCACGGAGCTGATGAGCTACATGGATAACTTCGACTTCTGGTTCAACATCGTCACTCCCTGACGCTCCTACCGATGCCTGGAGGCATCGCTGGCAAACCATCGGCCCTGGCCGATGGTTTGCCTTTTTTCACGACGGACTGGCGTCATGGGGCAGTCCGGGACTCGCACGGCCCCCAGCGCCGGACGCGTCAAGCAGGAAGCTACAGATCATGGACACAATTCGCGGCACGGCCTTTCTACAATTTGGCGAACTGCTTTCCGAACGTGGCGCGTCGTTGCGCACGCACCTCGCGCCCCATCGCATCGGCATGGATGTCGTCGGCGACTACGAGAAGAAGTTCTCCTACAGAAGCCTGGTGCAGATTTTCGAAGGCAGCGCCCATGCCCTGGCGATGCCTGAGCTGGGAATGGAACTGGCGACCCGGCAGAAATCCACCTTGCTCGGGCCGATCCAGCACCTGGCGCAAACCGCGCCGACGGCGGGTGACGGCCTGATCGCGGCCGTACGCTACATGCGTGTCTACAGCCCCTCGATCATTTTCCATATGGAGCGCCGGGGCGACAGCACCCTGCTCTGCTTCGACAATGCCCTGCCCTGCATCCAGGAAATCCCGCAGATCGTGGAGAAATCCCTGCTGCACGGCAGGCTGCTGATGACCGAACTGCTGGGCATGCCACTCAAGCCGACCGCAGTGCTGCTGCGTCACCAGCCGCAGGCGCCGGCTTCGGTCTATCAACGTTACTTCGGTTGCCCGGCGCTGTTCGGCCAGGACCATAACGCGCTGGCGATCAGCCTGCGGGACATGCAACGTCCCTGCGTCCGGCATGATCCCATGCTGCATTCGATCGTGAAGTTCTACCTCGAAGCCCACGCCAACCCCGACGAAAAACTCGGCTTCGAAGTGGGCCGGCACATTCAGGCGCTACTGCCCAAGTATCGCTGCACCCTGGAGCAGATCGCACAGATCCTCGACCTGCATCCCCGGACACTGCAACGACGCCTGGCCAACGATGGTATCGACTTCGAAGAACACGTCGATGAAATCCGCCGGCGCCGGGCGGAACAGTTGCTGGGGCAGTCCGATCTCAGCGTCGGACAGATAGCCCATGAGCTGGGCTACCGGCGGGCCACCTCGTTCTGCCGTGCTCATCAACGCTGGTTCGGCATGCCGCCGCTCGAACACCGGCGGCTGCTCAGGGCGTTGTGAGCGGCAATCCCGGCGACACCGGATGCATCGGACAGGGCTCTCCTCAACGGCGGCGCCCTGCCCGATTCGGGGCTTACTGTGCCTGTACCGGCTTCCAGTCCAGCAGGTGATGGGTGAACCCAAAGCTGGCCGACTGGTAGTAGCTGATCGCTCGCTCCACCAGGGGATCGTCGGCTTTCGCAGACACTTCCTCACTGGCGCCAAGGGCCTGGTTGTGACGGCGCAGCGCCGCGCGCGGGCTGAGGATCGCGAGGTCCTTGCCGTCGAAGAGTCCCAGGTGCTGGTAGTTGCCGATCACCACACGCGGCGGCAGCGTGTTTTCCGCCATGAGGTTGCGACCGTAGAAGGTCGACGCGTAGCTCACGTTCAGGATCGACAGCAAGGTCGGCGCGAGATCGAGCTGGCTCGCGAGCTCCCCGCGCTCCCCGGCGGGCAGTAGCTTGGGCGCATAGATGAACAGCGGGATCTGGTAGTTCGCAACCGGCAGGTCTTCCTTGCCCGCGCTGCCGGCAGTGTGGTCGGCCACGAAGACGAAGATGGTGTTGTCGAACCACGGCTTGTCCTTCACCGCCTGGAGGAACTTGCCGATTGCGTAGTCGGTGTACTTGACCGCGCCGTCACGACCATTGCCCGAAGGGATGTCGATACGGCCATCCGGGTAGGTATAAGGACGGTGGTTGGACGTGGTCATCAGCTGCAGCAGGAACGGCTGGTTCTTCGCGAAGTCCTCGTCCGCGAGCTTGACGGCCTGCGCGTAGAGGTCCTCGTCGCTCATGCCCCAGGCATTCTTGAAGTGGATATCGGATTCCTGGACGCTCGACTGATCGACGATTCGATAGCCGTTACCGCCGAAGAAGGCGTTCATGTTGTCGAAATAACCACGGCCGCCGTACAGGAAGACCGCATCGTAACCAATGGCGCTCAGCTGCTGGCCCAGGCTGCCGAAGCCGCTTTCACGGCCGATGCGCTTGACGATCGAGCGGCCCGGAGTGGGTGGAATCGACAGCGTGATGGCTTCCAGGCCACGGTCGGTGCGGGTGCCGGTGGCGTAGAAATTGTTGAAGTAGAGGCTGTTGCGGCGCAATTCATCCAGGTTCGGTGTGAGGTTTCGCCCGTCGCCGTTACTGCCCAGGTACTTGGCGCTGAGGCTCTCGATCGTCACCAGGACGATGTTGTGCTTCTTCGGCGCGCCCTCGTTGGAAATGGTCCTGCGGATATCCATCGGGTCGGTGCCGATGAAGCGCGCATTGGGCTCGGCCAGTTCGGCGCGCATCTGCTGAGCCACTTCCTCTGCGGGCAGCGTCGCGTAGAACTGCGGATAGTCCAGTTCGTTGTTGCGGAATGCGGCGAAGAACTGATACGGGCCGTTGCTCTCCAGCTCGCGGGCGTAGGTGTTGCCACCCTGGGTCCGCGGGCGGTCCTGGTCAACCAGGAACCCGGCGAGCAATGCCATCAGCACAAGCCCCACACAACCCAGGAGACGACGGCGGAACGCCGGGACTTCCGAGGCGCAGATAGCCCGCAAGGCCTTGATCAGTCCAAGGGTCACGACCAGCGAAGCCGCGGCGAGGATGCTCAGGAGCAGGCCAATGGGATAGGACTCGAGAATGTTGTTCAGGACTTCATCGGAATAGACCAGGTAATCGACGGCGATGAAGTTGAAGCGAACCCCGAACTCATCCCAGAACAACCACTCGGCCACTGCCGTGAACAGCATCAGGTAAACGCTGGCGAAGACCACTGCAGCAAGAATCCAGCGCCAGGACGCCTTGCGCCAGAGTCGTGCCGGCATCATCTGCAGCACTACTCCGAGAGGCAGCAGCGCATAGATCAGGAAGCTCAGGTCGTAGAGCAGGCCAATGGCGAAGACCGCCACATGCGCCGCCCCCAGATCCGACAGGTGACCCACCATCAGAACCACACGTGTC of the Pseudomonas sp. PSE14 genome contains:
- a CDS encoding OmpP1/FadL family transporter, with the protein product MKGNRNHVARISLASLCGLFAGQAFAGGILIYEAGQEGAGLANAGSAALASDPSVLMSNPAGITELSGTQISANAQVILGDVRFSRDDNNQFSGNEGGNALQWLPGASFFISHQIDERSAIGFGMYGNFGLALDYDDDWAGRYFSQETAIIGVSFQPTIAHKFTDDLSIGIGPRILYGYYRSEMAINNNLLGLVDRPDGQLEYKDTDTGVGVNLGLLYKLNERTQVGLAYTSKVKLEFEDSPDVRNVSNPIINAALNRLDVDSLELDMNVPQTVVLSVAHQLDPQWKLLGSLGWQDWSDFGQIGVEVDANAAGVDRTVDRQYKDTWHASVGAQYQATPRLRWNMGLGYDSSAVDDKDRTVDNPMAENWRLATGMNYQVDEGLDLHLAYTLVWLGDMDDEQTKSRSGTTLSGTYKNAALHIIGGGATWRF
- a CDS encoding DUF3313 domain-containing protein; the protein is MNWKLLALPLCLTALTLTGCASKYVEPEKYSGFLKDYSALEEDKSPTGAPVMRWIQPDLNVNRFTSVYVEPSQLYPQPQPTEKIPAITLQGITQYYDQALKTQFSKALPLATGPGPGVLVVRPAITAVSASTKGLQPYEVIPIALIAAGVSTATGIRDQDTSIATEAAFLDGSSGQVVAEVVRKGAGAELENSSQVMQAKDARAVLDGWASDMLKSFQALKRR
- a CDS encoding alkyl sulfatase dimerization domain-containing protein: MKVTARSSIQSGSQAAGIWKFSTSFLLAAAISMTTQAWAAEAAKPASDATKAANDALLQELPFNDKTSFELAHKGFIAPLPQEPIKGPSGNMIWDPAKYGFIKEGEAAPATTNPSLWRQSQLINISGLFQVTDGIYQVRNYDLSNMTIVEGKSGITIFDPLISSETAKAALELYYKHRPKKPVVAVIYTHSHVDHYGGVRGVVDEKDVKAGKVKIYAPLGFLEHAVAENVMAGTAMSRRASYMYGNLLPPSETGQLGAGLGTTTSAGTVTLIPPTDIISKTGEKRVIDGLTYEFLYAPGSEAPAEMMYYIKEKKALNTAEDSTHTLHNTYSLRGAKIREPLPWSKYLNEALKMWGDDVQVMYAMHHWPVWGNKEVREQLSSQRDMYRYINDETLRLANKGFTMTEIAEQVKLPKSIASRFSNRGYYGSLNHNVKATYVLYLGWFNGNPATLNELPPDEEGKRYVDMMGGADAVLKKAKEYYDKGDYRWVAEVVNHVVFADPSNQAAKNLQADALEQLGYQAESGPWRNFYLTGAKELREGVQKLPTPDTASPDTVKAMDLDLFFDYLAMRLKGPEVADKHIALNLDFTDLKKKYLLEMGNGVLNHTEGLQSKDADATLKLTRDTLNKLMLKQTTLKDAVASGELKVDGNQDKLTELMSYMDNFDFWFNIVTP
- a CDS encoding AraC family transcriptional regulator, which encodes MDTIRGTAFLQFGELLSERGASLRTHLAPHRIGMDVVGDYEKKFSYRSLVQIFEGSAHALAMPELGMELATRQKSTLLGPIQHLAQTAPTAGDGLIAAVRYMRVYSPSIIFHMERRGDSTLLCFDNALPCIQEIPQIVEKSLLHGRLLMTELLGMPLKPTAVLLRHQPQAPASVYQRYFGCPALFGQDHNALAISLRDMQRPCVRHDPMLHSIVKFYLEAHANPDEKLGFEVGRHIQALLPKYRCTLEQIAQILDLHPRTLQRRLANDGIDFEEHVDEIRRRRAEQLLGQSDLSVGQIAHELGYRRATSFCRAHQRWFGMPPLEHRRLLRAL
- a CDS encoding LTA synthase family protein, whose translation is MQFLRSAPTRFLALIAVLWLIVFFLTRVVLMVGHLSDLGAAHVAVFAIGLLYDLSFLIYALLPLGVVLQMMPARLWRKASWRWILAAVVFASVYLMLFTAVAEWLFWDEFGVRFNFIAVDYLVYSDEVLNNILESYPIGLLLSILAAASLVVTLGLIKALRAICASEVPAFRRRLLGCVGLVLMALLAGFLVDQDRPRTQGGNTYARELESNGPYQFFAAFRNNELDYPQFYATLPAEEVAQQMRAELAEPNARFIGTDPMDIRRTISNEGAPKKHNIVLVTIESLSAKYLGSNGDGRNLTPNLDELRRNSLYFNNFYATGTRTDRGLEAITLSIPPTPGRSIVKRIGRESGFGSLGQQLSAIGYDAVFLYGGRGYFDNMNAFFGGNGYRIVDQSSVQESDIHFKNAWGMSDEDLYAQAVKLADEDFAKNQPFLLQLMTTSNHRPYTYPDGRIDIPSGNGRDGAVKYTDYAIGKFLQAVKDKPWFDNTIFVFVADHTAGSAGKEDLPVANYQIPLFIYAPKLLPAGERGELASQLDLAPTLLSILNVSYASTFYGRNLMAENTLPPRVVIGNYQHLGLFDGKDLAILSPRAALRRHNQALGASEEVSAKADDPLVERAISYYQSASFGFTHHLLDWKPVQAQ